A region from the Neurospora crassa OR74A linkage group V, whole genome shotgun sequence genome encodes:
- a CDS encoding myosin-2, producing the protein MSESYDVGTRAWQPDPTEGWVASEVVKKTVDGNKVTLIFECENGETKTVEVSLEALQSGGHESLPPLMNPTMLEASDDLTNLSHLNEPAVLQAIRLRYAQKEIYTYSGIVLIATNPFARVDSLYVPGMVQVYAGKQRATQAPHLFAIAEEAFMDMLRDGKNQTIVVSGESGAGKTVSAKYIMRYFATRESPDSPGSRVKKGGHESMSQTEEAILATNPIMEAFGNAKTTRNDNSSRFGKYIEIMFDKATNIIGAKIRTYLLERSRLVFQPLKERNYHIFYQLVAGVTDKERQELGLLPVEQFEYLNQGNTPTIDGVDDKAEFNATKASLKTIGVDEGKQTEIFKLLAGLLHLGNVKIGAMRNDSSLDPSEPSLVKACEILGIDAPEFAKWIVKKQLVTRGEKIVSNLTQAQAIVVRDSVAKYIYSSLFDWLVEIINHSLASEEVLTRVTSFIGVLDIYGFEHFAKNSFEQFCINYANEKLQQEFNQHVFKLEQEEYLREQIDWTFIDFADNQPCIDLIEGKLGILSLLDEESRLPMGSDEQFVTKLHHNYAADKHKFYKKPRFGKSSFTVCHYAIDVTYESDGFIEKNRDTVPDEHMAVLRASTNQFLVSVLDAASAVREKDLASASSNAVKPAAGRRIGVAVNRKPTLGGIFKSSLIELMNTINGTDVHYIRCIKPNEAKEPWKFEGPMVLSQLRACGVLETVRISCAGYPTRWTYEEFALRYYMLVPSTQWTSEIREMANAILTKAFGASTGKGLDKYQLGLTKIFFRAGMLAFLENLRTTRLNDCAILIQKNLKAKYYRKRYLAARNAIVSFQALIRANKARNSAQERRTTKAAITIQRVWRGYKDRKQFLEVRNDVIRAQAAIKGYMKRKKIMEERVGNAVLIIQRNWRSRQQLRSWRDYRRKVTIVQSLWRGKTARKDYKALRAEARDLKQISYKLENKVVELTQSLGTMKNQNRELKTQVENYEGQVAIWRNRHNQLEARAKELQAEANQAGIAAARLEQMEAEMKKLQASFEESVANVKRMQEEERELRESLRATSVELDSARIESQRQEAEKNSLRQQLADLQEALEQARRQVPINGDILNGNGIAPQVPTGLINLVSSKKPKRRSAGAEPREMDRYSMAYNPRPVSMAVPGLNRQTTLSGSTFVPGVDSIELELEGLLADEDALNEEVTMGLIRNLKIPSPSTNPPPSDKEVLFPAYLINLVTSEMWNNGFVKESERFLANVMQSIQQEVMQHDGEEAINPGAFWLSNVHEMLSFVFLAEDWYEAQKTDNYEYDRLLEIVKHDLESLEFNIYHTWMKVLKKKLFKMIIPAIIESQSLPGFVTNENNRFLGKLLQSNTAPAYSMDNLLSLLNNVYRAMKAYYLEDSIITQTITELLRLVGVTAFNDLLMRRNFLSWKRGLQINYNITRIEEWCKSHDMPEGTLQLEHLMQATKLLQLKKATLNDIEIIQDICWMLSPNQIQKLLNQYLVADYEQPINGEIMKAVASRVSEKSDVLLLQAVDMDDSGPYEIAEPRVITALETYTPSWLQTPRLKRLAEIVSQQAIAQQEKMEFGSQAGDYQHGDYDTQSMNDLAEVDEGQEIVEASA; encoded by the exons ATGTCGGAGAGCTATGATGTTGGCACTCGAGCCTGGCAGCCCGATCCTACCGAGGGTTGGGTTGCCTCTGAAGTAGTCAAGAAGACAGTAGACGGCAACAAGGTCACTCTTATCTTCGAGTGCGAGAATGgcgag ACTAAGACCGTGGAGGTCTCCCTCGAGGCCCTCCAGTCAGGCGGCCATGAGTCGCTACCGCCCTTGATGAACCCAACAATGCTCGAAGCCAGTGATGACTTGACGAACCTATCACATCTGAACGAGCCTGCTG TGCTTCAGGCTATCCGCCTTCGATATGCCCAGAAGGAAATCTACACATACTCGGGTATTGTTCTAATAGCTACAAACCCGTTCGCGCGGGTTGACTCTCTTTATGTCCCAGGCATGGTTCAAGTCTATGCCGGGAAGCAAAGAGCAACCCAAGCTCCCCATCTTTTCGCCATTGCTGAGGAAGCGTTCAT GGACATGTTGCGCGATGGCAAGAACCAGACCATTGTCGTGTCTGGTGAGTCCGGTGCCGGTAAGACTGTCAGTGCCAAGTACATTATGAGATACTTCGCGACAAGAGAATCGCCCGACAGCCCCGGATCACGAGTAAAGAAGGGTGGCCACGAGTCTATGAGCCAGACCGAGGAGGCTATCTTGGCTACGAACCCGATTATGGAAGCTTTTGGTAACGCAAAGACGACAAGAAACGACAACTCCTCGCGATTCGGTAAATACATCGAAATCATGTTTGACAAGGCCACCAACATTATCGGTGCCAAGATCAGGACCTACCTTCTCGAGCGATCGAGGTTGGTTTTCCAACCGTTGAAGGAAAGAAACTACCATATTTTCTACCAGCTGGTTGCTGGTGTGACGGACAAGGAGCGCCAGGAATTGGGCTTGCTTCCCGTTGAACAGTTCGAGTACCTCAACCAGGGTAACACCCCCACGATCGATGGCGTCGATGACAAGGCCGAGTTCAATGCGACCAAGGCATCTTTGAAGACCATCGGTGTTGACGAGGGCAAGCAAACGGAGATCTTCAAGCTTCTGGCTGGTCTCCTCCACTTGGGTAATGTCAAGATTGGTGCCATGCGAAACGACAGTTCCCTCGATCCTTCCGAACCATCGCTGGTTAAGGCCTGCGAGATTCTCGGCATCGATGCTCCAGAATTTGCCAAGTGGATCGTCAAGAAGCAATTGGTCACTCGTGGTGAAAAGATCGTGTCCAACTTGACCCAGGCGCAGGCTATCGTTGTCCGAGATTCCGTTGCCAAGTACATCTACTCGAGTCTGTTCGACTGGCTCGTCGAAATCATCAATCACAGTCTTGCTTCGGAGGAGGTCCTCACCAGAGTCACTTCCTTCATTGGTGTTCTGGATATTTACGGCTTCGAGCATTTCGCCAAGAACTCCTTCGAGCAGTTCTGTATCAACTACGCCAACGAGAAGCTTCAGCAGGAGTTCAACCAGCATGTGTTCAAGTTGGAGCAGGAGGAATACCTTAGGGAGCAGATTGACTGGACCTTCATCGACTTTGCTGACAACCAGCCCTGCATTGACCTTATCGAGGGCAAACTTGGTATCCTGTCCCTTCTAGACGAGGAATCAAGACTACCCATGGGTTCCGACGAGCAGTTCGTTACTAAGCTTCACCACAACTACGCTGCCGACAAGCACAAATTCTACAAGAAGCCCCGTTTCGGCAAGTCATCCTTCACCGTCTGCCATTATGCCATCGACGTTACCTACGAGTCGGACGGTTTTATTGAGAAGAACCGTGATACCGTTCCGGACGAGCACATGGCGGTTTTGCGCGCATCAACCAACCAGTTCCTTGTTTCGGTCTTGGACGCTGCTTCTGCGGTGCGCGAGAAGGATCTGGCCTCTGCCAGCTCAAATGCTGTCAAGCCCGCCGCTGGAAGGAGAATCGGTGTGGCTGTTAACCGCAAGCCCACACTCGGTGGTATCTTCAAGTCCTCTCTTATCGAACTAATGAATACAATCAACGGCACCGATGTTCACTACATCCGCTGTATCAAGCCTAACGAGGCGAAGGAACCCTGGAAGTTTGAAGGACCCATGGTCCTGAGTCAGCTCCGCGCCTGCGGTGTACTAGAAACTGTCCGCATTAGTTGTGCGGGTTACCCTACAAGATGGACGTACGAGGAATTCGCGTTGCGGTACTACATGTTAGTGCCATCGACGCAGTGGACATCGGAGATTAGGGAGATGGCAAATGCCATCTTGACCAAGGCCTTTGGCGCTAGCACCGGTAAGGGTCTCGACAAGTACCAGCTGGGTCTTACCAAGATCTTCTTCAGAGCCGGTATGCTCGCTTTCCTCGAAAATCTGCGCACCACCAGACTCAACGACTGCGCGATTCTTATCCAGAAGAACCTCAAGGCCAAGTATTACCGTAAGAGGTATCTTGCTGCTCGCAATGCCATTGTCTCTTTCCAAGCCTTGATTAGAGCAAACAAAGCTCGCAATTCAGCACAGGAGCGCCGCACTACCAAGGCTGCAATCACGATTCAGAGAGTTTGGCGCGGTTACAAGGACAGGAAGCAATTCCTTGAGGTCAGGAACGACGTCATTCGTGCCCAAGCCGCCATCAAGGGCTACATGAAGCGCAAGAAGATTATGGAGGAGCGGGTCGGAAATGCGGTGCTCATCATCCAGCGGAATTGGCGGTCGAGGCAGCAGCTGCGCTCCTGGAGGGATTATCGCCGGAAAGTTACTATCGTCCAGAGCTTGTGGCGTGGTAAGACGGCGCGTAAGGATTACAAGGCTCTCCGTGCCGAGGCACGGGATCTCAAGCAGATTTCATACAAGCTGGAGAACAAGGTCGTGGAACTGACACAGTCGCTGGGTACCATGAAGAACCAGAACAGGGAGCTGAAGACTCAGGTGGAGAACTACGAAGGACAGGTGGCGATCTGGAGGAATCGTCACAACCAGTTGGAGGCACGCGCTAAGGAGCTGCAAGCCGAGGCCAACCAGGCCGGTATTGCCGCCGCTCGCTTGGAGCAGATGGAGGCCGAGATGAAGAAGCTTCAAGCAAGCTTCGAGGAGTCTGTGGCCAATGTGAAGAGGatgcaggaggaggaacgcGAGCTCAGAGAGTCCCTGCGCGCTACCAGCGTAGAGCTCGACTCTGCTCGTATCGAGAGTCAACGGCAAGAGGCTGAGAAGAACTCGCTCCGTCAGCAGTTGGCTGACCTGCAGGAGGCTCTCGAGCAAGCAAGGAGGCAAGTACCGATCAACGGCGATATCCTGAACGGCAATGGTATTGCCCCTCAGGTTCCTACTGGGTTGATCAACCTGGTATCGTCCAAGAAGCCTAAGCGGCGTAGTGCGGGTGCCGAACCACGGGAGATGGACCGGTACAGCATGGCCTACAACCCACGGCCCGTTTCCATGGCTGTCCCTGGTCTGAACCGCCAAACAACACTTTCCGGCTCAACCTTCGTTCCTGGTGTCGATAGCATCGAGCTTGAACTTGAAGGTCTTCTCGCCGATGAAGATGCTCTCAATGAAGAGGTTACCATGGGCCTCATCCGTAACCTCAAgatcccctccccttccaccaATCCGCCACCTTCCGACAAGGAGGTGCTCTTCCCTGCTTACCTCATCAACCTAGTAACGTCCGAGATGTGGAACAATGGCTTCGTTAAGGAGTCAGAACGCTTCCTGGCCAACGTCATGCAGTCCATCCAACAGGAGGTGATGCAGCACGATGGCGAAGAGGCCATCAACCCCGGTGCCTTCTGGCTTTCCAACGTCCATGAAATGCTCTCGTTTGTCTTCCTTGCGGAGGATTGGTACGAGGCTCAGAAGACGGACAATTACGAGTATGACCGCCTCCTCGAGATTGTCAAGCATGACTTGGAAAGCTTGGAGTTCAACATCTATCATACCTGGATGAAGGTtctcaagaagaagctttTCAAGATGATCATTCCGGCCATCATCGAGTCGCAGTCCCTACCCGGCTTCGTCACGAACGAAAACAACAGGTTCCTTGGCAAGCTGCTGCAGTCTAACACGGCGCCGGCCTATAGCATGGACAACCTGTTGTCCCTCCTCAACAATGTCTACCGTGCCATGAAGGCCTACTACCTCGAGGACTCGATCATCACGCAGACTATCACCGAGCTGCTCCGGCTCGTTGGCGTCACTGCATTCAACGATTTGCTCATGCGCCGTAACTTCCTCTCGTGGAAGCGTGGCCTGCAGATCAACTACAACATCACTCGTATCGAAGAGTGGTGCAAGAGCCACGACATGCCTGAGGGCACGCTCCAGCTTGAGCATCTCATG CAAGCCACAAAGCTTTTGCAACTCAAGAAGGCAACCCTTAATGATATCGAGATCATCCAAGACATTTGCTGGAT GCTATCCCCTAACCAGATTCAGAAGCTGCTCAACCAGTACCTGGTCGCCGACTACGAGCAACCTATTAACGGCGAGATCATGAAGGCCGTGGCATCTCGCGTCAGCGAAAAGAGCGACGTCCTCTTACTGCAGGCTGTCGATATGGACGACAGTGGCCCGTACGAGATAGCCGAGCCCAGAGTGATCACAGCGCTGGAGACTTATACACCATCCT GGTTGCAAACCCCTCGTTTGAAGCGTCTTGCCGAGATTGTATCTCAACAAGCAATTGCGCAACAAGAGAAGATGGAGTTCGGCTCTCAGGCGGGCGACTACCAGCACGGGGATTATGACACACAAAGCATGAACGACTTGGCAGAGGTGGATGAAGGGCAAGAGATTGTGGAAGCGAGTGCCTAG
- the naf-1 gene encoding nucleosome assembly protein, whose translation MAEPIRNKRADPPIAPTPQNTPLNTAPISSHAQQPGVASIKEEDLDRAAAASIFAKDPRLVSLIQGRLGSLVGRSSGYIESLPTDVKRRVAGLKGIQKEHSKLEAEFQEEVLQLEKKYFAKFTPLYQQRAAIVNGQTEPTEDQVQAGEEDEEEEDEETEAAPQEEKATESAEKVSGIPEFWLSAMKNQISLAEMITDRDEEALKSLTDIRMEYLDKPGFRLIFEFAENEYFTNKTITKTYYYQNESGYGGDFIYDHAEGDKINWKEDKDLTVRVEQKKQRNKTTKQTRIVKKTVPTESFFNFFSPPKAPTDDDESTTSDIEERLELDYQLGEDIKEKLIPRAIDWFTGEALAFEELDEEDFEDAEFDDEDDEDDEDASEDQDDEDESDEDDEDGSKPKQEAAECKQS comes from the exons ATGGCCGAGCCCATCAGAAACAAGCGGGCTGATCCCCCCATCGCTCC CACCCCCCAGAACACTCCTCTTAACACTGCCCCCATCTCGTCGCACGCTCAGCAGCCCGGTGTTGCCAGCATCAAGGAGG AGGATCTTGAccgtgccgccgccgcttccaTCTTCGCCAAGGACCCTAGACTTGTGTCCCTTATCCAGGGTCGTCTCGGCTCTCTTGTCGGTCGTTCGTCCGGCTACATTGAGTCTCTCCCTACCGATGTCAAGCGTCGTGTCGCTGGCCTGAAGGGCATTCAGAAGGAGCACTCCAAGCTCGAGGCCGAGTTCCAGGAGGAGGTCCTCCAGCTCGAGAAGAAGTACTTTGCCAAGTTCACTCCTCTTTACCAACAGCGTGCCGCCATTGTCAACGGCCAGACTGAGCCCACTGAGGACCAGGTCCAGGccggtgaggaggatgaggaggaggaggatgaggagaccGAGGCCGCCCCccaggaggagaaggctaCCGAGTCTGCCGAGAAGGTCTCTGGTATCCCCGAGTTCTGGCTCTCTGCCATGAAGAACCAGATCTCCCTCGCCGAGATGATCACCGACCGCGACGAGGAGGCCCTCAAGTCCCTTACCGACATCCGCATGGAGTACCTTGACAAGCCCGGATTCCGCCTCATCTTCGAGTTCGCTGAGAACGAGTACTTCACCAACAAGACTATCACCAAGACCTACTACTACCAGAACGAGAGCGGCTATGGTGGCGACTTTATCTACGATCACGCCGAGGGTGACAAGATCAACTGGAAGGAGGACAAGGATCTTACTGTCCGCGttgagcagaagaagcaacGCAACAAGA CCACCAAGCAGACCCGCATCGTCAAGAAGACCGTTCCTACCGAGTCtttcttcaacttcttctcccccCCTAAGGCCCCcactgatgacgacgagTCTACCACCTCCGATATTGAGGAGCGTCTTGAGCTCGACTACCAGCTCGGTGAGGATATCAAGGAGAAGCTTATTCCCCGCGCCATCGACTGGTTCACTGGCGAGGCCCTCGCCTTTGAGGAGCTCGATGAGGAGGACTTCGAGGACGCCGAGttcgatgatgaggatgatgaggatgatgaagatgccAGCGAGGAccaggatgacgaggatgagaGCGATGAAGACGAT GAGGACGGCAGCAAGCCCAAGCAGGAGGCTGCTGAGTGCAAGCAGAGCTAA
- a CDS encoding POS9-activating factor FAP7, protein MSRTLPNIIITGTPGVGKTSHCELLAERTGLKHLSVNDVVKSKECHEGWDEEYQSWIVDEDKLLDAIEDEVKQGGCIIDWHACDLFPKSWIDLVVVLRVESSVLYDRLTERKYPELKLQENLDSEIMEVLLQEARDSYDEEIVVELQSNDAEQMDENVDRIEAWFKQWKENNSSA, encoded by the exons aTGTCTCGCACACTCCCcaatatcatcatcaccggtACTCCCGGCGTCGGCAAGACCTCCCACTGCGAGCTCCTGGCCGAGCGCACGGGGCTCAAGCACCTGTCCGTCAACGACGTGGTCAAATCCAAGGAGTGCCATGAGGGGTGGGATGAGGAGTACCAGAGTTGGATCGTTGATGAGGATAAG cTCCTCGACGCCATTGAAGACGAAGTCAAGCAGGGCGGTTGCATAATAGACTGGCACGCTTGCGACTTGTTCCCCAAGAGCTGGATtgatttggtggtggttttgagAGTTGAGAGTTCAGTGTTGTATGATCGGTTGACCGAGAG AAAATACCCCGAGCTCAAGCTTCAGGAAAACCTCGACTCGGAGATCATGGAGGTTCTCTTGCAGGAGGCCCGCGACTCATACGACGAGGAGATTGTTGTCGAGTTGCAGAGCAACGATGCCGAGCAGATGGATGAAAACGTGGATCGGATCGAGGCTTGGTTTAAGCAGTGGAAGGAGAACAACAGCTCTGCATAA
- a CDS encoding D-3-phosphoglycerate dehydrogenase 1: MTVPREIAQPTGDKTAAQFSVSPSTFQSPISSSSFMASALAHRSAPKQLKPFNTEDVKILLLENVNQTGQDILRAQGYQVEFLKTSLPEDQLIEKIKDVHVIGIRSKTKLTANVLREAKNLLVIGCFCIGTNQVDLDYAAQHGIAVFNSPFANSRSVAELVIAEIITLARQLGDRSNEMHRGTWNKVSAKCWEIRGKTLGIVGYGHIGSQLSVLAEAMGMTVIYYDVVTLMAIGTARQVPTLEDLLAEADFVTLHVPETPETKNMISNDQFEKMKTGSYLINASRGTVVDIPALIKASRSGKIAGAALDVFPNEPAANGDYFTNDLNQWGEDLRGLNNIILTPHIGGSTEEAQRAIGVEVADALVRYINQGVTTGSVNVPEVTMRSLTLDEPNHARVIYIHRNVPGVLRKVNEILAEHNVDKQISDSKGDLAYLMADVSDVKQDDIKNIRDSLDSLSSRILTRILY, from the exons ATGACAGTTCCCAGAGAAATTGCCCAGCCCACCGGTGACAAGACCGCCGCCCAGTTCAGCGTCTCTCCTTCAACCTTCCAGTCCCCCATCTCCAGTTCCAGCTTCATGGCGTCCGCACTCGCCCATCGCTCTGCGCCCAAGCAGCTCAAGCCCTTCAACACTGAGGACGTCAAGATTCTGCTCCTTGAAAATGTAAACCAGACCGGCCAGGACATCCTCAGGGCCCAGGGCTACCAGGTTGAGTTCCTCAAGACCTCCCTGCCCGAGGACCAGCTCATTGAGAAGATCAA GGATGTCCATGTCATTGGCATTCGCTCCAAGACCAAGCTGACTGCCAACGTTCTTCGGGAAGCCAAGAACTTGCTCGTCATCGGCTGCTTCTGCATTGGTACCAATCAGGTTGACCTGGACTATGCTGCTCAGCATGGTATTGCTGTTTTCAACTCGCCTTTTGCCAACTCGCGCAGTGTCGCCGAGTTGGTGATTGCTGAGATTATCACCCTCGCCCGCCAGCTGGGCGACCGCTCCAACGAGATGCACCGCGGCACCTGGAACAAGGTGAGCGCCAAGTGCTGGGAGATCCGTGGCAAGACCCTTGGTATTGTTGGTTACGGCCACATTGGCTCGCAGCTGTCCGTTCTGGCGGAGGCCATGGGTATGACCGTCATCTACTATGACGTCGTTACCCTGATGGCCATTGGCACGGCTCGCCAGGTGCCTACTCTCGAGGATCTTCTGGCGGAGGCCGACTTTGTCACCCTCCACGTCCCTGAGACTCCCGAAACCAAGAACATGATCTCCAACGACCAGttcgagaagatgaagaccgGCTCCTACCTCATCAACGCCAGCCGTGGTACCGTTGTCGATATCCCTGCGTTGATCAAGGCCTCGCGCAGCGGCAAGATTGCCGGTGCCGCTCTAGACGTTTTCCCCAACGAGCCGGCTGCTAACGGTGACTACTTCACCAACGATCTCAACCAGTGGGGCGAAGATCTGCGTGggctcaacaacatcatcctcaCCCCCCATATTGGTGGCAGTACTGAAGAGGCTCAGCGCGCCATTGGTGTAGAGGTCGCCGATGCTCTCGTGCGCTACATCAACCAGGGTGTCACCACTGGCAGTGTCAACGTGCCCGAGGTTACTATGCGCTCTTTGACGCTGGATGAGCCCAACCACGCTCGCGTCATCTACATCCATCGCAACGTGCCTGGTGTACTGCGCAAGGTTAACGAGATTCTCGCCGAACACAACGTCGACAAGCAGATTTCGGATTCCAAGGGCGATCTTGCGTATCTCATGGCTGACGTTAGTGACGTCAAGCAAGACGATATCAAGAACATTCGCGACAGCCTGGATTCTCTCAGCTCGCGCATCCTCACTCGCATCCTTTACTAA